One window of the Onychostoma macrolepis isolate SWU-2019 chromosome 21, ASM1243209v1, whole genome shotgun sequence genome contains the following:
- the ubap2a gene encoding ubiquitin-associated protein 2a isoform X1 — protein sequence MMTSVGVERARGTRDKALPTTTQTTQPQKQLQATAEQIRLAQMIYDKNDADFEDKVKQLMEVTGKNQDDCMVALHDCNEDVNRAINFLLEGTSDATSWETVGKKKSLGKDATSTESKENKENREKKERESSKGRGGASRRGRGTSRNRPARAEENGVDPAPVERGADRGRRGRGRVSGGRGRGRAPVTSRFTAQGMGTFNPADYTTDSGTSNSHTDVWETGANDTTDGTGKRPLLHRTYFPILRPTLISLSFFDTFCSVAWQNTLDEWAAEDWSEDLSETKVFTSSCAPPTENHITPGQSLDLSTLLQKPVDREEVGGLKAVGSSQGLGHSLVFTNSHHQPARNGGTSAGSNSYTHATLSSVLGSGFGELGGPKLGQTAGQQILEQLKGPGLGQLTSQPSSTGTNCTPVGGLVGTGMSVPSSSSWDIKPPGTQSSASLPSQFSREFQMQPEPSLVLSQLAQRQQGSLTHTGPLARQPSPPPLNAPSPAPGTLEAFPKAPELSQHRDGPSMAPSQAAESQGSSTQQRQIKTQKRRIPPSSKIPASAVEMPGSADVSGLNVQFGALDFGSESALPDFGQSENCNSEPIREAAVVPQSQSSLYSKPISESLTSPVPLLLPLASSDSIYPSPSVPLPSLAPSHTTPSSATAPSSSSSSSSSSAASSAGNSFDCGVAPHSRLTFSQSKEPSGPVTNGFNGARTSAALDTTSSSSTPKQESPSLASSTSVAPSAPSSLLPPSVAPHSSALPSLASELSSASLPPLSSHVSSGHSSVSALCTTSSLTYTSVDSVNSLAPSSMVFSSPPVPALSSSSVNSSVSGSNSLHVSGVLGHGTNGSTPSSVRTAPLLSSSSGKAPPNLSQGVPPLLPNQYIMGPGGLLPAYPQIYGYEDLHMLQSRLPMDYYGITFPGPTATLSGRDGSLASNPYSGDVTKFGRGESTSPAPSTSLSAHAPQTAQPPQAQSQGQNQPQPQGHHNTQQPFLNPALPPGYSYTGLPYYPGVPGVPSAFQYGPTMFVPPASAKQHGMGLSNPTTPFQQPSGYGQHAFSSGYDDLTQGPAGTEYSKGYSNASQTQAKSAASGPGKVVSVTSSNSGVPDISGTVYNKTQPFDKQGFHAGTPPPFNLPSALGGTGPLTPGAGPGYAPAPFLHILPAHQQPHSQLLHHHLTQDGQGGPSQRSQSSTMQQKTQVNKSNYGSSPYWGN from the exons atgatgaCCTCGGTGGGCGTCGAACGAGCCCGGGGCACTCGGGACAAAGCGCTGCCCACTACCACACAGACCACACAACCACAGAAACAGCTTCAG GCTACAGCCGAACAGATCCGACTGGCCCAGATGATCTATGACAAGAACGATGCAGATTTTGAGGATAAAGTGAAACAG CTCATGGAGGTTACAGGGAAGAACCAAGACGATTGCATGGTTGCTCTTCACGACTGCAACGAGGATGTCAACAGAGCCATCAACTTCCTGCTTGAGGGAACTTCTGATGCG ACCTCTTGGGAAACAGTGGGGAAAAAGAAAAGTCTTGGAAAGGATGCCACCTCCACAGAGAGTAAGGAAAACAAAGAGAACAGggagaagaaagagagagaaagcagcAAGGGTCGTGGAGGAGCGAGCCGTCGTGGCAGAGGGACCAGTCGCAACCGGCCAG cgagGGCTGAGGAGAATGGTGTGGACCCTGCTCCTGTTGAGAGAGGTGCTGACCGTGGCCGCAGGGGAAGAGGGAGAG tGTCTGGAGGTAGAGGCAGAGGTCGGGCTCCGGTTACCAGCAGGTTTACAGCACAAGGGATGGG AACCTTTAACCCTGCAGACTACACCACAGACAGTGGGACGTCAAATTCACACACTGATGTTTGGGAGACGGGGGCCAATGACACTACAGATGGGACAGGTAAGAGACCTCTATTGCACAGAACTTATTTTCCAATCCTTAGGCCCACTcttatctctctttctttctttgatacGTTCTGTTCAGTGGCATGGCAGAACACTTTGGATGAGTGGGcagctgaagactggagtgaagAT CTCTCTGAGACCAAAGTGTTCACTTCCTCTTGTGCACCTCCAACTGAGAACCACATCACACCTGGCCAAAG TCTGGATCTATCAACTCTGCTGCAGAAGCCTGTGGATCGTGAGGAGGTGGGAGGTCTGAAGGCCGTGGGCTCCTCTCAGGGGCTTGGCCACAGTCTGGTCTTCACCAACTCCCACCACCAGCCTGCTCGAAATGGAGGCACATCTGCTGGTTCCAACAGCTACACACACGCCACCCTG TCGTCTGTTTTGGGTTCTGGTTTTGGAGAGCTGGGCGGTCCAAAACTTGGGCAGACGGCCGGGCAGCAAATACTGGAACAGCTGAAGGGGCCTGGTCTTGGGCAGCTTACCTCCCAGCCCTCCAGCACAGGGACCAACTGCACCCCTGTAGGGGGGCTGGTGGGGACGGGTATGTCTgtcccctcctcctcctcctgggACATCAAACCTCCTGGAACACAGAGTTCCGCTTCACTCCCCTCTCAATTCAGTC GGGAGTTTCAGATGCAGCCAGAGCCATCTTTGGTGCTAAGCCAACTCGCCCAGCGACAGCAGGGCTCCCTGACCCACACGGGGCCTCTAGCCAGGCAGCCCAGCCCTCCCCCACTGAATGCCCCTTCGCCCGCCCCAGGCACACTGGAAGCCTTTCCAAAAGCGCCAGAACTTTCTCAGCACCGTGACGGGCCCTCGATGGCCCCCTCACAGGCAGCCGAATCTCAGGGCAGCAGCACACAGCAGCGGCAGATAAAGACTCAAAAGCGACGGATACCTCCCTCTTCAAAG ATTCCCGCGTCTGCTGTAGAGATGCCCGGCTCAGCAGATGTGTCTGGTCTAAATGTGCAGTTTGGTGCCCTGGACTTTGGTTCAGAATCTGCCCTGCCGGACTTTGGCCAGTCGGAGAACTGCAACAGTGAACCCATAAGGGAGGCTGCGGTGGTTCCTCAGTCACAGAGCAGCCTTTACTCTAAACCAATCAG TGAATCTCTGACCAGTCCGGTCCCTTTGCTGCTGCCTCTGGCCTCTTCTGACAGCATCTACCCCTCTCCCTCGGTACCTCTCCCCAGCCTCGCCCCCTCCCACACCACCCCCAGCTCTGCCACAGCTCCCTCGTCctcttcatcctcctcttcctcctccgcTGCATCATCGGCGGGTAACAGCTTTGACTGCGGCGTGGCTCCTCACTCAAGACTGACCTTCTCTCAGAGCAAGGAGCCTTCTGGACCTGTGACA AATGGTTTCAATGGTGCGAGGACCTCTGCTGCTTTAGACA CCACATCGAGTTCCTCCACTCCAAAACAAGAGTCTCCCTCTCTGGCCAGCAGCACAAGTGTTGCCCCGTCTGCCCCATCCTCACTGTTGCCCCCTTCCGTTGCACCACACAGCTCTGCTCTGCCCAGCCTGGCATCTGAGCTGTCCTCTGCCAGCTTACCTCCCCTCAGCAG TCATGTGAGCAGTGGCCATTCCTCTGTGTCAGCACTTTGCACCACATCTTCACTTACA TATACCAGTGTGGACAGCGTGAACTCTCTCGCCCCCTCATCGATGGTGTTTTCCTCACCGCCTGTGCCCGCTCTGTCCAGCAGCAGTGTTAACAGCTCAGTGAGTGGCAGCAACAGTCTGCACGTGTCTGGAGTTTTGGGTCACGGCACCAACGGTAGCACACCTTCCAGTGTCAGGACTGCCCCGCTCCTGTCTTCCTCCAGCG GTAAAGCTCCTCCTAATCTCTCTCAGGGGGTTCCTCCACTGCTGCCTAACCAGTACATCATGGGACCCGGAGGTCTGCTGCCTGCCTATCCG CAGATTTATGGCTATGAAGACCTCCACATGCTCCAATCCAGACTACCAATG GATTACTATGGAATCACATTCCCAGGGCCGACTGCTACGCTGTCTGGCAGAGATGGGAGCCTCGCCAGCAACCCTTACTCAG GTGATGTCACAAAGTTTGGCAGAGGTGAATCCACCTCACCAGCGCCCTCTACCAGCCTGTCTGCTCACGCCCCACAGACGGCGCAGCCTCCACAGGCTCAGAGCCAAGGACAGAACCAGCCCCAGCCACAAGGCCACCACAACACACAACAACCCTTCCTAAACCCAGCCCTGCCCCCTGGATACAGCTACACAGGCCTTCCCTACTACCCCGGTGTACCCGGCGTGCCCAGTGCGTTCCAGTACGGCCCTACCATGTTCGTGCCCCCTGCTTCGGCCAAGCAGCACGGCATGGGACTGAGCAACCCAACAACGCCATTCCAGCAGCCCAGCGGCTACGGTCAACACGCCTTTAGCTCAG ggTACGATGACCTGACGCAAGGCCCAGCAGGCACTGAGTACAGTAAAGGTTACAGTAACGCTTCTCAAACACAGGCCAAATCTGCTGCCTCCGGCCCAGGGAAAG TTGTCTCTGTGACATCTAGCAATTCTGGGGTGCCAGACATCAGTGGAACTGTTTACAATAAAACGCAG ccGTTCGATAAGCAGGGTTTCCATGCTGGCACACCTCCTCCTTTCAATCTCCCCTCGGCTCTGGGCGGCACAGGACCGTTGACACCTGGTGCTGGCCCTGGTTATGCTCCTGCTCCATTCCTGCACATTCTGCCGGCCCACCAGCAGCCCCATTCACAGCTTCTCCATCATCACCTCACCCAAGACGGACAG GGTGGGCCAAGCCAGAGAAGCCAGTCCAGCACCATGCAGCAGAAGACCCAGGTCAACAAGTCCAACTATGGCAGCTCCCCTTACTGGGGCAACTGA